Proteins found in one Gemmatimonadaceae bacterium genomic segment:
- a CDS encoding secretin N-terminal domain-containing protein, translating to MLRTRITALMLLSPIILPAQQAATRPTPAKASADSIDQLPVSGSGDSVRIHLVDADLRAAVQALAPYLDRPVVFGPMAAGARVSLEMPHPVPRSDVRQLLESLLESQNLSLVSDSGLYRVGTREAHPPAAAPTPARGVGGVGSATQAIQLFVIRLHHARAADVAATVNALYGKASALGEIGAGPNAQPPTLSQQLEANHVPAAGLSPPDNSSPAVVSRAATFNGDVTIVPDPRSNSLLIRASAHDYALIQAAVDQLDTRPLQVLIEVVIAEVQRNWSLTFGVNGNAPPASVNHGKTTVAETVNGNSGVSDFVLQIMNLGRLNINATLSAAEEQGEVRILSRPVVIASNNEVASINVGSQRPFVQVSRALPNDEATQDQVVQYKDVGTKLTVSPTISPDGYVVLQVSQEVDNATAEVAFDAPVISTRSVQTELLIKDGQTVALGGLSDRQHDTNQGGIPLLSKIPLIGGLFGHASRDMTDDELYLFLTPHVIRTDADADSLTSPMLKKAQAVNP from the coding sequence ATGCTGCGCACTCGCATCACCGCCTTAATGCTTCTCTCTCCGATCATACTCCCGGCCCAACAGGCCGCGACTCGGCCGACGCCTGCCAAGGCCTCGGCCGACTCCATAGATCAGCTCCCGGTGAGTGGGAGCGGCGACAGCGTCCGCATCCACCTCGTGGATGCCGACCTCCGTGCGGCAGTGCAGGCACTGGCGCCCTATCTCGATCGGCCAGTGGTATTCGGTCCGATGGCGGCGGGTGCACGAGTGTCGCTCGAGATGCCGCATCCGGTGCCGCGGAGTGATGTGCGCCAGCTTCTCGAGAGCCTCCTCGAGAGCCAGAACCTATCGTTGGTCAGCGACTCTGGACTGTATCGCGTCGGCACGCGCGAGGCACATCCGCCAGCTGCGGCGCCCACCCCTGCGCGCGGCGTGGGGGGAGTGGGGAGTGCGACTCAGGCTATTCAACTGTTCGTGATCCGGCTGCATCACGCGCGCGCGGCCGATGTCGCCGCTACCGTGAACGCCCTCTACGGCAAGGCCAGTGCGTTAGGCGAAATCGGTGCCGGGCCAAACGCCCAACCGCCGACGCTCAGCCAGCAGCTCGAAGCCAATCACGTTCCGGCGGCCGGCCTTTCTCCGCCAGACAATTCGTCCCCCGCGGTGGTGAGCCGCGCGGCGACGTTCAACGGCGACGTGACCATCGTGCCGGATCCACGTAGCAACAGTCTCCTGATTCGGGCGTCAGCGCATGACTACGCGCTCATTCAGGCCGCCGTCGACCAACTCGATACGCGGCCGCTGCAGGTCCTCATCGAGGTCGTGATCGCCGAGGTGCAGCGGAACTGGAGTTTGACCTTCGGGGTGAACGGCAACGCTCCGCCGGCATCGGTGAACCACGGGAAAACCACCGTCGCGGAGACGGTCAATGGCAACTCCGGTGTCAGTGACTTCGTCTTGCAGATCATGAATCTCGGGCGATTGAACATCAATGCGACGCTCAGCGCGGCGGAAGAACAGGGAGAGGTCCGCATCCTCAGCCGCCCGGTGGTCATCGCCTCCAACAACGAGGTCGCGAGTATCAATGTCGGTAGCCAGCGCCCTTTCGTGCAGGTGTCCCGCGCGCTGCCTAACGATGAAGCAACGCAAGACCAGGTGGTGCAATACAAAGATGTCGGCACCAAACTCACCGTGTCCCCCACGATCAGCCCCGATGGATACGTGGTGCTGCAGGTGAGCCAGGAAGTGGACAACGCCACCGCCGAAGTTGCATTCGACGCGCCTGTCATCTCCACGCGGTCGGTACAGACCGAGTTGCTCATCAAGGATGGCCAGACGGTGGCGCTGGGCGGTCTGTCGGACCGCCAACACGACACCAACCAGGGCGGCATCCCACTCCTATCGAAGATCCCGCTGATCGGCGGCCTGTTTGGCCATGCGAGTCGCGACATGACGGATGATGAGCTGTATCTGTTCCTCACGCCTCACGTGATCCGCACAGATGCCGATGCAGACAGCCTGACATCTCCCATGCTGAAGAAAGCGCAAGCGGTGAACCCATGA
- a CDS encoding sigma-54 dependent transcriptional regulator, translating into MTIAVRRPDDRSESALIGQSEAMQRLRARIAQVARMHVPVLIIGPTGAGKELVARALHGASGRQGEFVAVNVGAIADTIFEDSFFGHVRGAFTNATGNKLGHLAEADAGTLFLDEIGDLSFPNQVKLLRALDLGYFRPLGAERDRRSNFRTLAATNADIEGLVRQQRFREDLYHRLGAAVLRVPALADRPEDIPELVHYFARSVSLTHKLEVSPQAVAMLQAHTWPGNVRELRHVVEYATGLAEEYGCLSAWDVGVALHDHGTSDRAMRGDSVAMSPELRSYSVDAAALRRHLALVIHEERGSIPETARRLGVSQGTIYRWLRRLGLPTPRYVRSKSDRNAPRQSRCGAAEDASPAGEPRRPPAD; encoded by the coding sequence ATGACTATCGCGGTCAGGAGACCGGATGACCGTTCCGAATCGGCTCTCATCGGGCAGTCGGAGGCGATGCAGCGGTTGCGGGCGCGGATCGCGCAGGTGGCGCGGATGCATGTGCCGGTACTGATCATCGGTCCGACCGGTGCCGGCAAAGAGCTCGTCGCACGCGCCTTGCACGGCGCGAGCGGCCGCCAAGGAGAATTCGTTGCAGTGAATGTGGGCGCGATCGCCGACACGATCTTCGAGGATTCGTTCTTTGGCCATGTTCGTGGCGCGTTTACAAACGCGACCGGTAACAAGCTGGGCCATCTTGCCGAAGCGGACGCCGGAACGCTCTTTCTGGACGAGATCGGTGATCTCTCATTCCCAAACCAGGTGAAGCTGTTACGTGCCCTTGATCTCGGCTACTTTCGGCCGTTGGGCGCCGAACGCGATCGCCGGAGCAATTTTCGCACACTGGCAGCAACGAATGCCGACATCGAGGGGCTCGTTCGGCAACAACGATTCCGGGAAGATCTGTATCATCGTTTGGGAGCGGCCGTGCTGCGCGTGCCGGCATTGGCCGACCGGCCCGAGGATATCCCGGAGCTCGTCCACTACTTCGCGCGATCGGTAAGCCTAACGCACAAGCTCGAGGTGAGTCCGCAAGCGGTGGCCATGTTACAGGCGCATACCTGGCCGGGTAATGTCCGTGAGCTTCGCCACGTCGTGGAGTACGCGACCGGTTTGGCCGAAGAGTACGGTTGCTTGTCGGCATGGGACGTCGGTGTCGCGCTCCACGATCACGGTACCTCGGACAGAGCGATGCGTGGTGACAGTGTGGCGATGAGTCCAGAGCTTCGCTCATACTCTGTTGATGCCGCTGCACTCCGCCGGCATCTCGCGCTTGTGATTCATGAAGAGCGTGGCAGCATCCCGGAAACTGCGAGACGGCTCGGTGTTTCCCAGGGCACGATCTACCGGTGGCTTCGAAGGCTTGGGCTTCCGACGCCCCGGTACGTGCGTTCCAAGTCCGATCGCAATGCGCCACGACAGTCGCGATGCGGCGCGGCGGAGGACGCTAGCCCGGCTGGAGAGCCGCGTCGGCCACCAGCCGATTGA
- a CDS encoding GspMb/PilO family protein — protein MDQRAVHDSLVARSTRLAALRSTWLDGDTPAAAGAALAAAISSVGERTGVTIGALDIRVDSGASQAFVPVRIHATAVGDIQGLGSFVAGLEGGALALTIRALSIDAADGAAPPNRAEVLNAELTVESPWRRGAMETSP, from the coding sequence GTGGACCAACGTGCGGTACACGATTCCCTCGTTGCGCGCAGCACACGCCTCGCGGCGCTGCGATCCACGTGGTTGGATGGTGATACTCCGGCCGCCGCCGGCGCGGCACTCGCTGCCGCGATCTCGAGTGTGGGAGAGCGCACCGGCGTCACGATCGGAGCGCTCGACATTCGTGTGGATTCGGGCGCGTCACAAGCCTTTGTCCCCGTGCGCATACATGCGACGGCCGTCGGAGACATCCAGGGACTCGGGAGCTTCGTCGCGGGTCTCGAAGGCGGCGCCCTCGCACTCACCATTCGCGCGCTCTCCATCGACGCCGCGGATGGCGCCGCGCCGCCTAACCGCGCCGAAGTGCTGAACGCGGAGCTGACGGTGGAAAGTCCGTGGCGCAGAGGGGCGATGGAAACGTCGCCATGA